A portion of the Stigmatella aurantiaca DW4/3-1 genome contains these proteins:
- the glp gene encoding gephyrin-like molybdotransferase Glp yields the protein MSLTSLATARQAVLDAVCPAPAEAVPLLHAHGRFLATAVSATRALPGCDNSAMDGWAVRAGETRGATRSHPVRLRVVDTVYAGALPSCPLQPGEAARIFTGAPLPLGADAVVRQEAARAEDTGHVSLFITVPPGHDVRRAGEEVLEGTPLFAAGQRVEPAVLGVLASLGMPTALVRPAPRVAVLATGDELVSPGEPAQPHQVYESNLLLVAALAREAGAEVISTGRARDDCPALRAAVTRLASQADVLVTTGGASVGDKDRVKSALTELGARFVVDGVALKPGKPVAVARLGDTAVIVLPGNPGAATVAWDQLGRPVLLKLQGVREERRRLRARLTEGRHKQAGLTYLISAQVEHRAGDAWVRLRPQGAGQILQNVGAEGYAVLPPGRADFAEGDEVEVELFDRPRYVAASP from the coding sequence ATGTCCCTGACCTCCCTCGCCACCGCGAGACAGGCCGTGCTCGACGCCGTCTGCCCCGCGCCCGCCGAGGCCGTGCCCTTGCTGCACGCCCACGGCCGGTTCCTGGCCACCGCGGTGAGCGCCACGCGCGCGTTGCCAGGATGCGACAACTCCGCCATGGATGGTTGGGCGGTGCGCGCCGGGGAAACCCGGGGGGCCACCCGGAGCCACCCCGTGCGCCTGCGCGTCGTCGATACGGTGTACGCGGGCGCCCTGCCCTCGTGCCCCCTCCAACCGGGCGAAGCCGCGCGCATCTTCACGGGTGCCCCGCTTCCCCTCGGAGCCGATGCCGTCGTCCGCCAGGAAGCGGCCCGGGCCGAGGACACCGGACACGTCTCCCTCTTCATCACCGTTCCGCCGGGCCACGATGTCCGCCGGGCGGGCGAGGAAGTGCTCGAAGGCACGCCGCTCTTTGCCGCGGGCCAGCGTGTGGAGCCCGCCGTGCTGGGGGTACTCGCCTCCCTGGGGATGCCCACGGCGCTCGTCCGCCCCGCGCCGCGCGTGGCCGTGCTGGCCACCGGGGATGAGCTGGTGTCGCCGGGAGAGCCCGCTCAACCCCATCAGGTGTACGAGAGCAACCTCCTGCTCGTGGCCGCCCTGGCCCGCGAGGCCGGCGCCGAGGTGATCTCCACCGGGCGAGCAAGGGACGACTGCCCGGCGCTTCGCGCGGCCGTGACACGGCTGGCGTCCCAAGCGGACGTGCTTGTCACCACGGGAGGGGCCTCCGTGGGAGACAAAGACCGGGTGAAAAGCGCACTCACCGAACTGGGGGCCCGCTTTGTCGTGGATGGGGTGGCACTCAAGCCTGGCAAGCCCGTGGCGGTGGCGCGGCTGGGGGACACGGCGGTGATCGTCCTGCCGGGAAATCCTGGGGCCGCCACCGTCGCGTGGGATCAACTCGGGCGTCCGGTGTTGCTCAAACTCCAGGGCGTGCGCGAGGAGCGGCGGCGCCTGCGAGCGAGGCTCACGGAAGGCCGCCACAAGCAGGCGGGCCTCACCTATCTGATCAGCGCCCAGGTGGAGCACCGGGCGGGGGACGCCTGGGTGCGGCTGCGGCCTCAGGGCGCGGGCCAGATTCTCCAGAACGTGGGGGCCGAGGGCTACGCGGTGCTTCCCCCCGGACGGGCGGACTTCGCCGAGGGAGACGAGGTCGAGGTGGAGCTGTTCGACCGGCCCCGGTACGTGGCGGCCTCGCCATGA
- the mobA gene encoding molybdenum cofactor guanylyltransferase: MGPYPDVTWAVIAGGQARRLSGVPKGLLEFEGRPVLEWLLALSPLFAETLLVANFPEPYARFGLRAVADRVPGKGAPGGVHAALSAAHTEWVMAVACDMPFVAPAAVRVLLEARSPEVDAVAFTVDGRVEPLLAVYRASLAAPWGEVLTHGNPSLRGLLAQCRARLLPEEALRAVDPVLRSRVSVNTPEDLARWGLTEPGVPGAGKR; the protein is encoded by the coding sequence ATGGGCCCGTATCCCGATGTGACCTGGGCGGTGATTGCCGGAGGCCAGGCCCGGAGGCTGTCGGGCGTGCCCAAGGGGCTCCTCGAGTTCGAGGGCCGTCCGGTGCTGGAGTGGTTGCTCGCCCTGTCGCCGCTCTTCGCGGAGACGCTGTTGGTGGCGAACTTCCCGGAGCCCTATGCGCGCTTTGGATTGCGCGCGGTGGCGGACCGGGTGCCGGGCAAGGGCGCGCCTGGGGGCGTCCATGCGGCGCTGAGCGCGGCCCACACGGAGTGGGTGATGGCGGTGGCCTGCGACATGCCCTTCGTGGCTCCCGCTGCCGTGCGTGTGCTGCTGGAGGCTCGAAGCCCCGAGGTGGACGCGGTGGCCTTCACGGTGGACGGGCGGGTGGAGCCCCTGCTGGCGGTCTATCGCGCGTCGCTCGCCGCGCCCTGGGGCGAGGTGTTGACGCACGGCAATCCCTCCCTGCGCGGGCTGCTCGCCCAGTGCCGCGCGAGGCTCCTGCCAGAAGAGGCCCTGCGGGCCGTGGATCCGGTGCTGCGCTCCCGGGTGAGCGTGAACACGCCCGAAGACCTGGCGCGCTGGGGCCTCACGGAGCCAGGGGTCCCCGGGGCAGGTAAACGGTGA
- a CDS encoding sensor histidine kinase, translating to MNGLARLLASAREALLQSVAHKAQLRPLPGGALPLGWLETLPGLLDGLQAALESRPLPSPQVPAHPPLEGANASQLHAGFGLVRECVLDLWEKTGGTADFQELKVLNRFLDQALAEALAEEAVSARQNQGHNTRVEAQVLLDTMLATAPVGLCFVSPDLRFVHLNRTIAAINGMPVEQTLGRPLRDVVPGLASVLEPLYQKVLETGEPVLDFELTGTTPGLNGEPGFWVVSCYPVKDAQGRTFMMGSVVVDLTERKRSADAVASNAAKLEAILQSIPDAVYVGDARSIEHANARARELLGEDIHHVAPRELGRRLACRMADTGEALTPENEPFTRALMGEAFTHELVLCHARSGKDMWVRFAAAPVRMGERIASAVVIITDLTEHQKRESELRRAAEFRERFLGIVSHDLRNPLNAIALSAGALVREDALPARALKAAGRIVHSTERMGRMIGELLDFTRGRLGGGIPIVRRPGDLRPLCRHVLDELRVARPEREVLLKGEGQFQGDWDGDRLAQLVGNLAKNALDYSPDDTPVTVTLYDDGPRVRLEVHNEGEPIPASMLPELFEPFRRGAKAENAKPSGLGLGLFIARQIALAHGGRLEVRSTKDEGTCFTVYLPRGPLAP from the coding sequence ATGAACGGACTGGCCAGGCTGCTCGCCTCCGCAAGAGAGGCCCTCCTCCAGAGCGTCGCGCACAAGGCGCAGCTCAGGCCTCTGCCTGGAGGAGCGCTGCCCCTCGGCTGGCTGGAGACGCTCCCCGGGTTGCTGGATGGGCTTCAGGCCGCGCTCGAGTCCCGACCCTTGCCCTCGCCCCAGGTGCCTGCCCACCCGCCGCTGGAGGGAGCGAACGCCTCGCAGCTCCACGCTGGATTCGGTCTCGTCCGGGAGTGTGTCCTCGACCTGTGGGAGAAAACCGGTGGGACGGCTGACTTCCAGGAGCTGAAGGTGCTCAACCGCTTCCTGGATCAAGCGCTGGCGGAAGCGCTGGCGGAGGAAGCCGTCTCCGCGCGGCAAAACCAGGGCCATAATACGCGGGTCGAGGCCCAGGTGCTGCTGGACACGATGCTGGCCACCGCACCGGTGGGGTTGTGCTTCGTGAGTCCGGACCTGCGCTTCGTGCACCTCAACCGCACCATCGCCGCCATCAACGGCATGCCGGTGGAGCAGACCCTGGGCCGGCCCCTGCGGGACGTCGTCCCGGGGCTGGCCTCCGTGCTCGAACCGCTCTACCAGAAGGTGCTGGAGACCGGAGAGCCGGTGCTCGACTTCGAGCTGACGGGCACCACGCCAGGCCTGAACGGAGAGCCGGGTTTCTGGGTGGTGAGCTGCTACCCGGTGAAGGACGCCCAGGGGCGCACCTTCATGATGGGCTCCGTGGTGGTGGACCTCACCGAGCGCAAGCGGTCCGCGGACGCGGTGGCCAGCAACGCGGCGAAGCTGGAGGCCATCCTCCAGAGCATCCCGGACGCGGTGTACGTGGGCGACGCCCGGAGCATCGAGCACGCCAACGCCCGGGCCCGGGAGCTGCTGGGAGAGGACATCCACCATGTGGCGCCGCGGGAGCTGGGCCGGCGGCTGGCTTGCCGAATGGCGGACACCGGCGAGGCCCTGACGCCCGAGAACGAGCCCTTCACGCGGGCCCTGATGGGCGAGGCCTTCACCCACGAGTTGGTGCTGTGCCACGCCCGCAGCGGCAAGGACATGTGGGTGCGCTTCGCGGCGGCGCCCGTGCGCATGGGCGAGCGCATCGCCAGCGCGGTGGTGATCATCACGGACCTGACCGAGCACCAGAAGCGCGAGAGCGAGCTGCGGCGGGCCGCGGAGTTCCGCGAGCGCTTCCTGGGCATCGTCAGCCATGACTTGCGCAACCCGCTCAACGCCATCGCCCTGTCCGCGGGGGCCCTGGTGCGCGAGGACGCACTGCCCGCACGGGCGCTGAAGGCTGCCGGCCGCATCGTCCACAGCACCGAGCGGATGGGGCGAATGATCGGCGAGCTGCTGGACTTCACACGGGGGCGGCTGGGCGGAGGCATCCCCATCGTCCGGAGGCCTGGAGACCTGCGCCCCCTGTGCCGCCACGTGCTGGACGAGCTGCGGGTGGCCCGGCCCGAGCGCGAGGTGCTGCTGAAGGGCGAGGGCCAGTTCCAGGGGGATTGGGACGGGGACCGGCTGGCGCAGCTCGTGGGGAACCTGGCGAAGAACGCGCTGGATTACAGCCCGGACGACACGCCGGTGACGGTGACGCTGTACGACGACGGCCCCCGAGTGCGGCTGGAGGTGCACAACGAAGGCGAGCCCATCCCCGCCAGCATGCTCCCCGAGCTTTTCGAGCCGTTCCGCCGGGGCGCGAAGGCGGAGAACGCGAAGCCCTCCGGGTTGGGGTTGGGGCTCTTCATCGCCCGGCAGATCGCCCTCGCGCACGGCGGAAGGCTGGAGGTGCGCTCGACGAAGGACGAGGGCACCTGCTTCACCGTTTACCTGCCCCGGGGACCCCTGGCTCCGTGA
- a CDS encoding response regulator: MSIPTSRGSILIVEDDEDIRAAMAELLENEGFEISVASNGQEGLEVIEQMPRPCLVLLDLMMPVMSGEDFLRHLRKHPVFHSLPVIIVTASGRQPLPGAQGILKKPFEIGELFATVAAHCDG; encoded by the coding sequence GTGAGCATTCCGACCTCCCGAGGCAGCATCCTCATCGTCGAGGATGATGAAGACATCCGGGCCGCGATGGCCGAGCTCCTCGAGAACGAGGGCTTCGAAATCTCGGTGGCGTCCAATGGCCAGGAGGGCCTGGAGGTCATCGAACAGATGCCACGCCCATGCCTGGTGTTGCTGGACCTCATGATGCCGGTGATGAGTGGAGAGGATTTCCTGCGCCACCTGAGAAAGCATCCGGTCTTCCACTCCTTGCCCGTCATCATCGTGACCGCCAGTGGACGGCAACCCCTCCCTGGAGCGCAGGGCATCCTCAAGAAGCCATTCGAGATTGGCGAATTGTTCGCCACGGTCGCCGCGCACTGTGATGGATAA
- a CDS encoding sigma 54-interacting transcriptional regulator, producing the protein MDDSSREGNMADVSTMGVRERASEQQRARVVPALTLVSHAMAHRVGERLLLEPLVLGREVALSRNLPDFQRPGTSLGLPLADPFLSRKPLVFSPASEEGLRLNPGEGSTVSIAGMPLSGPWEFTREEVAAGIPLELAGRVVVLLHLADLSLAEMGDTLGMVGVGAGVQRVRRHIEQVADLNVPVLVRGETGSGKELIARAIHQRSKRRDKAFISVNLGAIPKELAAAELFGAHKGAYTGSTRDREGFFRAAHEGTLFLDEVGEAPPEVQVMLLRVLETGEIYPVGAHTPVLTDVRLIAATDAQLEDRIQDGRFKAPLLHRLSGYDLRVPPLRERREDIGLLFHHFAREVLEELGETWRLKPEDPSAEPWLPASLASQLVRYAWPGNIRQLRNLSRQLIIGSRGHPRLRLDPRLEQDLEAETMVRPGRPAVLSPMPTPEPKTPARRKASDVAEGELLSALRACAWDLKATADRLGIPRSSIYDLIDKSPHLRTAGDLSVEELTRCYRECGGDLEAMARRLEVSKRALGRRIKELGLGAQDA; encoded by the coding sequence ATGGATGACTCCTCGCGTGAAGGCAACATGGCCGACGTCTCCACGATGGGCGTGAGGGAGCGGGCCAGCGAGCAGCAACGGGCCCGTGTCGTCCCCGCGCTGACCCTCGTCTCGCATGCCATGGCCCACCGGGTCGGCGAACGGTTGCTGCTGGAGCCGCTCGTGCTCGGCCGAGAGGTGGCCTTGTCGCGTAACCTCCCGGATTTCCAGCGCCCTGGCACCTCGCTGGGGCTTCCCCTCGCGGACCCCTTCTTGAGCCGCAAGCCGCTGGTGTTCTCGCCCGCGTCCGAGGAGGGGCTGCGGCTGAATCCAGGAGAAGGCAGCACGGTGTCCATCGCGGGCATGCCCCTGTCGGGCCCCTGGGAGTTCACCCGCGAAGAGGTGGCCGCGGGGATTCCCCTGGAGCTGGCGGGACGCGTGGTGGTGCTGCTTCACCTGGCGGACCTCTCGCTGGCGGAGATGGGGGACACGCTGGGGATGGTGGGCGTGGGCGCGGGCGTCCAGCGCGTGCGCCGGCACATCGAGCAGGTGGCGGACCTGAACGTCCCGGTGTTGGTGCGGGGAGAGACAGGCTCTGGCAAGGAGCTCATCGCCCGGGCCATCCACCAGCGCAGCAAGCGGCGGGACAAGGCCTTCATCAGCGTGAACCTGGGAGCCATTCCGAAGGAGCTGGCGGCCGCCGAGCTGTTCGGGGCCCACAAGGGGGCGTACACGGGCTCCACGCGGGATCGCGAGGGGTTCTTCCGGGCGGCGCACGAGGGGACGCTCTTCCTGGACGAAGTGGGCGAGGCGCCCCCCGAGGTGCAGGTGATGCTGCTTCGGGTGCTGGAGACGGGGGAAATCTATCCCGTGGGCGCCCACACGCCGGTGCTCACCGATGTGCGGCTCATCGCGGCGACGGATGCGCAACTGGAGGACCGCATCCAGGATGGGCGGTTCAAGGCACCGCTGCTGCACCGGCTGTCAGGGTATGACCTCCGGGTGCCCCCCTTGCGCGAGCGCCGGGAGGACATCGGGCTGCTGTTCCACCACTTCGCCCGGGAGGTGCTGGAGGAGCTGGGGGAGACGTGGCGGTTGAAGCCAGAGGACCCCTCGGCGGAGCCGTGGCTGCCGGCCTCGTTGGCCTCCCAGCTGGTGCGGTATGCGTGGCCCGGCAACATCCGGCAGCTGCGCAACCTCTCGCGGCAGCTCATCATCGGCAGCCGGGGGCATCCCCGCTTAAGGCTGGATCCGCGGTTGGAGCAAGACCTGGAGGCCGAGACGATGGTCCGGCCGGGCCGTCCCGCGGTGCTGTCACCCATGCCCACGCCCGAGCCGAAGACGCCTGCCCGGCGCAAGGCCTCGGATGTGGCCGAGGGAGAGCTGCTGTCCGCCCTGAGGGCGTGCGCGTGGGACCTCAAGGCCACGGCCGACCGGCTCGGGATTCCCCGCTCGTCCATCTACGATTTGATCGACAAGAGCCCTCACCTTCGGACCGCGGGAGACCTGAGCGTGGAGGAACTCACCCGTTGTTACCGGGAGTGCGGAGGAGACCTGGAAGCCATGGCCCGGCGGCTCGAAGTGTCGAAGCGGGCCTTGGGCCGCCGCATCAAGGAGCTGGGCCTGGGGGCTCAAGACGCGTGA
- a CDS encoding serine/threonine-protein kinase, translated as MLEEHEAELRIALSEGLISREEAEGLREEARHRRLSPLAVLRERGVLSEKSLASLRGLEEEPTVTRARPGGADTLGPALTLQDRHKVDPRFPVPNWERYQGVRFLGQGGMGQVFLAYDPRLRRNVALKFVRGDDTELVQRLLSEARAQARVDHERVCQVFEVGEVEGRPFIAMQYVNGQPLSQLTHELTVEQKAMVLRDAAEGVHAAHRAGLIHRDLKPSNILVERTEDGRLKPFVMDFGLAREWSESGNTATGAVLGTPHFMSPEQARGEVARLDRRADVYSLGATLYHLITGRHAIPGTNGLEVLTNIPTVEPSSPRKLDPDVPRDLEAIVLKCLEKDRSARYDSARALAEDLDRFLAGEPVLARPMGLGYRLRKKALKHRVAVSVSAVALLAVALALGWAFYTQRQASRREYLARRFTEQVEHIEALARYSGLSPLHDTRADLQELRQHIATLESEVARAGGLAAAPGRYALGRGALALGDEVSARQHLEAAWRSGYREPRVAYALALVMGHLYQDGLLEAERLRDASVREARRQEVERQYRDPALAYLRQSEGADVPSTEYVAALLSFYEGRFDDALARLDAMGNRLPWFYEAPLLRGDILQARAARHWNQGEGEEAKKDLEEGRRAYAAAADIGRSVPSVHQAVAKLEYTAMLMALYGQGDVHAPFTRGMEGITRALQALPKAPASLLQEARLYRRFAEAQIIRGEGSREPLDRALAAAREVIQQQPSTWDAHQEEGLLLYFSARILKDRGMDPREQLRAAQQALEKIPQEKRDVEFYNALGLIFFAWAGHDDDTGANSQEHWQNAIDSFQSATRLSPGYLGAWINLGMACYRHADGPMVGPTAQALREQRLQQAWEALQRAMELNPQHWVAYFYGGNIHNLWGAMHRCDAGGSRYLESARELFRKGLAINSQAPNLHNGLGFTLFNLAQLNWEQGGNAYSLLDEAQASYDEAIQLAPRQVYGYLNRGSAFLLRATFQRDQGQDSSASLQAALRSFEQAIHLSQDDPDAQAGLGESLVWLADAELKRGRAPTPLLHRAEKALREALKINPQHPRAWLYLGQSHSIQARWQSQGAPVTQASFDEATRSFEKALALAKDSSDVHLAFGALMHDWATFETRAGRTPTVPLERGLTLVEEALSTCSEWPRALLLRAQLRRMRAVTETANAAEQQAWMAQSRNDLSLALKKNPNLAPGWKD; from the coding sequence ATGCTAGAAGAACATGAGGCGGAACTGCGCATCGCCCTGAGCGAGGGTCTTATCTCGCGCGAAGAGGCCGAGGGTCTGCGCGAAGAAGCCCGCCACCGGAGGCTCAGTCCCCTGGCGGTGCTCCGCGAGCGGGGGGTCCTCTCGGAGAAGTCGCTCGCCTCATTAAGAGGGCTCGAGGAGGAGCCCACGGTGACGCGGGCCCGGCCCGGCGGGGCGGACACCCTGGGGCCCGCGCTCACGCTCCAGGACCGCCACAAGGTGGACCCCCGCTTTCCCGTGCCCAACTGGGAGCGCTACCAAGGGGTGCGCTTCCTGGGCCAGGGGGGCATGGGGCAGGTGTTCCTCGCGTATGATCCGCGGCTGCGCCGCAACGTGGCCCTCAAGTTCGTCCGGGGGGATGACACGGAGCTGGTCCAGCGCCTGCTGTCCGAGGCCCGGGCGCAGGCCCGCGTGGACCACGAGCGCGTCTGCCAGGTGTTCGAGGTGGGGGAGGTGGAGGGGCGCCCCTTCATCGCGATGCAGTACGTGAATGGGCAGCCGCTGAGCCAGCTCACCCACGAGCTCACCGTGGAACAGAAGGCCATGGTGCTCCGGGACGCCGCCGAAGGGGTGCACGCCGCCCACCGGGCGGGGCTCATCCACCGGGACCTCAAGCCTTCCAACATCCTCGTGGAGCGCACGGAGGACGGGCGGCTCAAGCCCTTCGTGATGGACTTTGGCCTGGCGCGCGAGTGGAGCGAGTCGGGCAACACGGCCACGGGCGCGGTGCTGGGCACGCCCCACTTCATGTCTCCCGAGCAGGCCCGCGGCGAGGTGGCGCGGCTGGACCGGCGCGCGGATGTCTACAGCCTGGGCGCCACGCTCTATCACCTCATCACGGGCCGCCACGCCATCCCAGGCACCAACGGTTTGGAGGTGCTCACCAACATCCCCACCGTGGAGCCCAGCTCGCCGCGCAAGCTGGACCCAGATGTGCCGAGGGACCTGGAGGCCATCGTCCTCAAGTGCCTGGAGAAGGACCGCTCGGCCCGCTACGACTCGGCCCGGGCCCTGGCCGAGGATCTGGACCGGTTCCTGGCGGGGGAGCCCGTGCTGGCCCGCCCCATGGGGCTGGGGTACCGGCTGCGCAAGAAGGCCCTCAAGCACCGGGTGGCGGTGAGCGTGTCCGCCGTGGCGCTGCTGGCGGTGGCGCTGGCGCTCGGCTGGGCGTTCTATACCCAGCGGCAGGCCTCCCGGCGCGAGTACCTGGCGCGCCGCTTCACCGAGCAGGTGGAGCACATTGAAGCCCTGGCACGGTACTCGGGCCTGTCGCCGTTGCACGACACGCGGGCGGACCTCCAGGAGTTGCGCCAGCACATCGCCACCCTGGAATCCGAGGTAGCACGGGCGGGCGGGCTGGCCGCGGCGCCGGGCCGCTATGCGTTGGGGCGCGGCGCCCTGGCGCTTGGGGACGAAGTCAGCGCGCGCCAGCACTTGGAGGCCGCGTGGCGCAGCGGCTACCGCGAGCCCCGCGTCGCCTATGCGCTGGCCCTGGTGATGGGTCATTTGTATCAGGACGGATTGCTGGAGGCCGAGCGCCTGCGCGACGCATCCGTGCGAGAAGCCCGCCGGCAGGAGGTCGAGCGGCAATACCGGGACCCCGCCCTGGCCTATCTGCGCCAGAGCGAAGGCGCCGACGTGCCCTCCACGGAGTACGTGGCGGCACTGCTGTCCTTTTATGAGGGCCGTTTCGACGACGCCCTCGCCCGGCTGGACGCGATGGGCAACCGCTTGCCATGGTTCTATGAAGCCCCATTGCTCCGGGGAGACATCCTCCAGGCCCGGGCTGCCCGTCATTGGAACCAGGGAGAGGGCGAGGAGGCCAAGAAGGATTTAGAGGAGGGGCGCCGAGCCTACGCGGCGGCAGCGGACATCGGCCGCAGCGTTCCTTCCGTCCACCAAGCCGTTGCGAAACTCGAGTACACCGCCATGCTGATGGCCCTCTACGGCCAAGGCGACGTGCACGCCCCTTTTACCCGAGGGATGGAGGGAATCACCCGCGCGCTTCAGGCACTGCCCAAAGCCCCCGCCTCGTTGCTCCAGGAGGCGCGCCTCTACCGCCGGTTCGCGGAGGCCCAAATTATCCGGGGCGAAGGCTCTCGCGAGCCTTTGGATCGTGCTCTGGCGGCGGCCCGTGAGGTGATTCAACAACAGCCCTCCACCTGGGACGCACACCAAGAAGAAGGACTCTTGCTCTACTTCTCGGCGCGCATCCTCAAGGACCGAGGCATGGATCCGCGCGAGCAACTCCGCGCGGCCCAACAAGCCTTGGAGAAGATTCCGCAAGAGAAACGAGATGTCGAATTCTACAATGCGCTCGGCCTCATCTTCTTCGCCTGGGCAGGCCATGACGATGACACCGGCGCGAACTCCCAAGAGCATTGGCAGAACGCCATCGACTCCTTTCAAAGTGCTACCCGTCTCTCTCCCGGCTATCTCGGAGCGTGGATCAACCTCGGCATGGCCTGCTACCGGCATGCGGATGGACCGATGGTAGGTCCCACCGCGCAGGCGCTGCGCGAGCAGCGGCTCCAACAAGCCTGGGAAGCACTCCAACGGGCCATGGAACTCAACCCCCAACATTGGGTGGCCTACTTCTATGGGGGCAACATCCACAACCTGTGGGGCGCGATGCACCGCTGCGACGCTGGAGGCTCGCGTTATCTGGAGTCTGCCCGGGAGTTGTTCCGCAAGGGGCTTGCCATCAACTCCCAAGCGCCCAATCTGCACAATGGTCTGGGCTTCACCCTATTCAACCTCGCCCAGCTGAACTGGGAGCAGGGCGGCAATGCCTACTCCCTGCTGGATGAAGCACAGGCCTCATATGACGAAGCAATCCAACTGGCCCCTCGCCAAGTCTACGGCTACCTCAACCGTGGGTCGGCTTTCCTTCTGAGAGCCACCTTCCAGCGAGATCAGGGGCAAGACTCCAGCGCCAGCCTTCAAGCGGCCTTGCGTTCCTTCGAGCAGGCCATCCACCTGTCCCAAGACGATCCGGATGCTCAAGCGGGGCTGGGCGAAAGCTTGGTCTGGCTGGCGGATGCTGAGTTGAAGCGGGGCAGAGCACCAACCCCCCTCCTCCACCGCGCCGAGAAGGCCTTGCGCGAGGCCTTGAAGATCAATCCTCAGCACCCCCGGGCATGGCTCTACCTGGGCCAGTCACACAGCATTCAAGCCCGCTGGCAGTCACAAGGCGCACCCGTGACCCAAGCGAGCTTCGATGAAGCAACGCGCTCCTTTGAGAAGGCGTTGGCCTTGGCAAAGGACTCGTCCGATGTGCACTTGGCTTTCGGTGCATTGATGCACGACTGGGCCACCTTCGAAACGCGAGCGGGGCGCACTCCAACGGTCCCCTTGGAGCGCGGCCTCACCTTGGTGGAAGAGGCGCTCTCCACATGCTCCGAGTGGCCCCGAGCCCTGCTGCTACGTGCCCAGCTGCGGCGCATGCGGGCAGTGACGGAAACGGCCAACGCTGCCGAACAGCAAGCGTGGATGGCCCAGAGCAGGAATGATCTCTCCCTGGCGCTGAAAAAAAACCCCAACCTGGCACCGGGCTGGAAGGACTAG
- a CDS encoding proline dehydrogenase family protein — MTPTPTDLSRSALLFLSRQEGLKSAATRLAPLREMASRFIAGEKLEDAVEAVKALNAQGLMASFDHLNEAVRTPEETRDEVREYRRLLARIDAQGVRANVSLKLTQCGLMFDPALALANARTVVAEATARQSFVRVDMEQSEVTQATLDIVGALHAEFGEARVGAVLQSYLRRTEADAKALCARRVRIRLCKGAYLEGPRVAFPDKRDVDANFIRVMRVLLDSGVYHGIATHDERMVDATVEYAARQHLPKGAFEFQMLYGIRRDLQLRLAGEGFPVRIYVPYGRSWYPYFMRRLAERPANLWFVMKNLLKG; from the coding sequence ATGACCCCCACGCCCACCGACCTGTCCCGCTCCGCCCTGCTCTTTCTCTCTCGCCAGGAGGGATTGAAGAGTGCCGCCACCCGGCTGGCCCCCTTGCGCGAGATGGCCAGCCGTTTCATCGCCGGCGAGAAGCTGGAAGACGCCGTGGAGGCGGTGAAAGCCCTCAACGCCCAAGGGCTGATGGCCAGCTTCGATCACCTCAACGAGGCGGTGCGCACCCCGGAGGAGACGCGGGACGAAGTGCGTGAATACCGGCGCCTATTGGCCCGCATCGACGCGCAGGGCGTCCGCGCCAATGTGTCCCTCAAACTGACCCAGTGCGGGCTGATGTTCGACCCGGCGCTGGCGCTGGCGAACGCGCGCACGGTGGTGGCGGAGGCCACCGCGCGCCAGTCCTTCGTCCGGGTGGACATGGAGCAGAGCGAAGTGACCCAGGCGACGCTGGACATCGTGGGCGCGCTGCACGCGGAGTTTGGGGAAGCCCGCGTGGGCGCGGTGCTCCAGAGTTACCTGCGGCGCACGGAGGCGGATGCGAAGGCGCTGTGCGCGCGCCGCGTGCGCATCCGGCTGTGCAAGGGCGCCTACCTGGAAGGTCCCCGCGTGGCGTTTCCAGACAAGCGGGATGTGGATGCGAACTTCATCCGGGTGATGCGCGTGCTGCTCGACAGCGGCGTGTATCACGGTATCGCCACGCACGATGAGCGCATGGTGGACGCCACGGTGGAGTACGCGGCCCGGCAGCACCTGCCCAAGGGGGCCTTCGAGTTCCAGATGCTGTATGGCATTCGCCGGGACTTGCAGCTGCGCCTCGCGGGCGAAGGCTTCCCGGTGCGCATCTATGTGCCCTACGGCCGCTCCTGGTACCCGTATTTCATGCGCCGGCTGGCCGAGCGCCCCGCCAACCTCTGGTTCGTGATGAAGAATCTGCTGAAGGGCTAA